CCGAGCTGTTCGAGAAAACCGGCCTCGCCCGCAGTCTGTCCCCCACCCGGCTGAACGGACTTCGCTCCGTGCGTGCCCGGATCCGCGACTTCGCGCTGGCTCAGGTCGCTTCGTAAATTCCGCGCCAAAGTCGCCTTTCCCGGCTCGCCTCGAAACCGAAGGAGGGCAAGCTGCGTCTTGTTGGGACCACCTCCCGCCATGCCCCACGACGAGCACGCGCACCATTACCACGGGCACCACCCCTGCCTCGGCGTCTCGACCGACATCGAAGACTATTTCCTGACGCGCCGCCAGTTTCTGAGCCGCGTTGGCCTCGGCCTCGGCGCCCTCGGCGCCGCGACCTTTCTTGGTCCGACCGACCTGTTCGGCGCATCTTCGCCCACCGGGCTTGCCCCCGCCGGAAATCCACTCGCCCCGAAGCTGCCGCACTTTCCCGGCAAGGCCAAGGCCGTGATCCACATCTTCGCCCAGGGCGCGCCGTCCCATGTGGACACCTGGGACTACAAGCCCGCGCTCAACCGTCTCGACGGAAAATCGCTCGGCACCGACGGCGGCGTGGCCATGGGCTCGCCCTTCGCTTTCCAGCGTTACGGCCAGTCCGGCCTCGAGGTCAGTGAACTTTTCGCCAAGACCGCCGCGCACGCGGACGACCTCACGGTCGTCCGCTCGATGTTCACCGACATCCCGGCGCACGATGTCGCCACGACGTTCATGAACACCGGCTCCGTGCGCATCACCAAGCCCAGCCTCGGCTCCTGGGTGGTTTACGGTCTCGGTTCGGAAAACCAGAATCTACCCGGCTTCATCTCCCTCCGCGGCAACCGCCTCCCCGTCGGCGGGGCCAACGGCTACGGCTCGGCCTTCCTTCCCGGCATCTACCAGGGCACGAGCGTCAACACGACCGCGCGCAACGTGCAGCAGATGATCCAGAACATCCGCAACAGCTACGTCTCCAAGCCCGAGCAGCGCCGCCAGCTCGACTTCGTCCACCAACTGAACGAGCTCCACGCGCAAAACCTCCAGCGCGACGCCGC
The DNA window shown above is from Oleiharenicola lentus and carries:
- a CDS encoding DUF1501 domain-containing protein, whose amino-acid sequence is MPHDEHAHHYHGHHPCLGVSTDIEDYFLTRRQFLSRVGLGLGALGAATFLGPTDLFGASSPTGLAPAGNPLAPKLPHFPGKAKAVIHIFAQGAPSHVDTWDYKPALNRLDGKSLGTDGGVAMGSPFAFQRYGQSGLEVSELFAKTAAHADDLTVVRSMFTDIPAHDVATTFMNTGSVRITKPSLGSWVVYGLGSENQNLPGFISLRGNRLPVGGANGYGSAFLPGIYQGTSVNTTARNVQQMIQNIRNSYVSKPEQRRQLDFVHQLNELHAQNLQRDAALESRLETAEIAFRMQAEATDVFDINKEPADTRAAYGDTAQGRQLLIARRLVERGVRFVQVWHDGWDHHDDLEDRITQKAGEIDQPLAALLADLKLRGLLDSTLVIWGGEFGRKPTRDRNGGDSPGRDHNAKAFSLVLAGGGVKRGHVHGDTDETGAEAVKDKVHVHDLHATVLHCLGFDHTKLTYRHNGRDFRLTDVAGNVVKPILA